In the Gemmatimonadaceae bacterium genome, one interval contains:
- a CDS encoding helix-turn-helix transcriptional regulator, producing the protein MDSEIRNRVKELRGERGWTQEDLAKAVGVSRQSINSIERGRYVPSLELALTFAKVFRCATDDIFTLVKPHAHSR; encoded by the coding sequence ATGGACTCAGAGATCAGAAATCGAGTCAAAGAGCTGCGCGGCGAGCGCGGGTGGACCCAGGAGGATCTGGCCAAGGCGGTCGGCGTCTCCCGGCAGAGCATCAATTCCATCGAGCGCGGGCGTTATGTGCCGAGCCTGGAGCTGGCGCTTACGTTCGCGAAGGTCTTTCGCTGCGCGACGGACGACATTTTCACTCTCGTGAAACCCCATGCGCATTCTCGGTAG
- a CDS encoding isoprenylcysteine carboxylmethyltransferase family protein yields the protein MADRKTDTAGVIAFPPLLVVGALVLGLVWHWFVPRQPFPPVPSRIVGIVFVLVGAAIIAWGARTMRAAGTNIDPSQPALALVTTGPFRWSRNPLYLAILIIYVGTTLVVDALWPFVLLVPLIALLEWGVIRREERYLARTFGEPYEAYRARVRRWL from the coding sequence ATGGCCGATCGAAAGACCGACACCGCCGGCGTCATCGCGTTCCCCCCGCTCCTCGTGGTCGGCGCGCTCGTGTTAGGCCTGGTGTGGCACTGGTTCGTCCCGCGGCAGCCGTTCCCGCCGGTCCCGTCGCGCATCGTGGGGATTGTGTTCGTGCTCGTCGGCGCCGCGATCATCGCCTGGGGCGCCCGCACCATGCGCGCCGCGGGCACGAACATCGACCCGTCGCAGCCCGCGCTCGCGCTGGTGACCACCGGCCCATTCCGCTGGTCGCGCAACCCGCTCTATCTCGCGATCCTGATCATCTACGTCGGCACGACGCTGGTGGTCGACGCGCTGTGGCCGTTCGTTCTGTTAGTCCCGCTCATCGCGCTGCTCGAATGGGGCGTGATCAGGCGCGAAGAACGCTACCTCGCGCGAACATTCGGCGAGCCGTATGAAGCGTATCGCGCCCGCGTCCGCCGCTGGCTTTAA
- a CDS encoding gamma carbonic anhydrase family protein, with the protein MPTIHPTAFVHPLAIVLGDVTLGARASVWPTAVLRGDSDRIVVGAETNVQDGSVLHADHGLPALVGARVAIGHRAIVHGAVVEDGCLIGMGSVVLNGARVGAGSIIGAGAVVTEGMQIPPGSLVLGVPARVVKQVTPQMQARIAATVDAYLELQEQHRRGQWPTAP; encoded by the coding sequence ATGCCCACCATACACCCAACCGCATTCGTCCACCCCCTGGCCATCGTGCTCGGCGACGTTACGTTAGGCGCCCGTGCGTCGGTGTGGCCCACCGCCGTGCTCCGCGGCGACAGCGACCGCATCGTCGTCGGCGCCGAGACCAACGTGCAGGACGGCTCGGTGCTCCACGCTGATCACGGTCTCCCCGCGCTCGTCGGCGCGCGCGTCGCGATCGGCCACCGCGCGATCGTGCACGGCGCCGTGGTCGAGGATGGATGTCTCATCGGGATGGGATCGGTGGTGCTCAACGGCGCGCGCGTCGGCGCCGGGTCGATCATCGGCGCCGGCGCCGTGGTCACCGAAGGCATGCAGATCCCGCCGGGATCGCTTGTGTTAGGCGTGCCCGCGCGCGTCGTCAAACAGGTCACGCCGCAGATGCAAGCGCGGATCGCCGCCACCGTGGACGCCTATCTCGAGCTCCAGGAGCAGCACCGTCGAGGGCAGTGGCCGACCGCACCCTGA
- a CDS encoding N-acetylmuramoyl-L-alanine amidase: protein MKPCRLAALLVLSACAHKSTAVAGAPTPSTPAASRPSAAAVNLPPIPLATGPLQIRVVYPSPNQLIQSRDSNFIFGSVGNGHALLTINGAPVQVYPNGSFIAFLPLPTRDHTSYDLMATLGADTARATQPIRLLPPIPALGDTGALVVDSSSVAPFGRLALRDDEIVRVAVRAPANASVAWRGDSSAVVPLLNGASLPLRTAFNATIPPGAVTARDAADSTQWSVGVVARRMRAPSTIVVARGADTVRLDVPAIAPAPPVPTWGVLGADTSSVGDTDRVIIGRPVPNGTYKWLLMAGTAVPVTGIDGDFVRIRLDGALEIWVLARDIALMPNGWQPPARVAGNAQLRPAAEWVDLEIPMSSRPPFLVEEGDHELKLTLYGVTGNTDIITYTGDDSLVRVVRWKPVGTERVRYTLRLAAQPFGYLAFWDNGRFVLRVRRPPRINPDHPLAGLTIAVDPGHPPIGATGPTGLYEPVPTLAVGEKLRDMLQARGAKVVMTRTTAAPVALGDRPIMARRADAQALVSIHLNALPDGVDPFISHGTGTYFFHPQSEPMARALETSLVRRLGLPELGIHYDNLALARPTWMPAVLCEGAFIMMPEQEAALRTPQFQQAYARGIADGLESYFRSLASSK from the coding sequence ATGAAACCCTGCCGTCTCGCGGCGCTGCTCGTGCTCTCGGCCTGCGCGCACAAGAGCACCGCGGTCGCCGGCGCTCCAACTCCTTCGACACCCGCAGCAAGCCGACCGTCTGCCGCCGCCGTCAATCTTCCGCCGATCCCGCTCGCGACCGGTCCGTTGCAGATCCGTGTCGTGTATCCGAGCCCGAATCAGCTGATTCAGTCGCGCGACTCGAATTTCATTTTCGGCTCGGTGGGGAACGGACACGCGCTGCTGACCATCAACGGGGCGCCGGTGCAGGTCTATCCCAACGGCAGCTTCATCGCGTTCCTGCCGCTGCCAACACGTGATCATACATCATATGATCTGATGGCTACGCTCGGCGCCGACACGGCGCGCGCAACGCAGCCCATTCGCCTGCTACCGCCCATTCCAGCGCTCGGCGATACGGGTGCCCTGGTGGTCGACTCGAGCAGCGTCGCGCCGTTCGGCCGCCTCGCGCTGCGCGACGACGAGATCGTGCGCGTCGCAGTCCGCGCTCCCGCCAACGCGTCGGTTGCATGGCGCGGCGATTCCTCGGCCGTAGTGCCGCTGCTCAACGGCGCGTCGCTGCCGCTCCGCACCGCGTTCAACGCCACGATCCCACCGGGCGCTGTGACCGCGCGCGATGCCGCCGACTCCACACAGTGGTCGGTGGGTGTGGTCGCGCGCCGGATGCGGGCCCCGAGCACCATCGTGGTGGCGCGGGGCGCCGATACGGTCCGGCTCGACGTGCCCGCCATCGCCCCGGCGCCGCCGGTCCCCACGTGGGGCGTGCTCGGCGCCGACACGAGCAGCGTCGGCGACACCGACCGGGTGATCATCGGCCGCCCGGTGCCTAACGGAACGTACAAGTGGCTGCTCATGGCCGGCACGGCCGTCCCCGTCACCGGCATCGACGGGGACTTCGTGCGCATCCGGCTCGACGGCGCGCTCGAGATCTGGGTGCTGGCCCGCGACATCGCGCTCATGCCTAACGGATGGCAGCCGCCGGCCCGCGTCGCCGGAAACGCGCAGCTCCGCCCAGCGGCGGAGTGGGTCGACCTCGAGATCCCCATGAGCAGCCGCCCACCGTTTCTGGTGGAAGAAGGCGACCACGAGCTCAAGCTCACGTTGTACGGCGTCACCGGCAACACCGACATCATCACCTACACGGGTGACGATTCGCTCGTCCGCGTAGTCCGATGGAAACCGGTGGGCACCGAGCGCGTGCGGTACACGCTGCGTCTCGCCGCGCAGCCGTTCGGCTATCTCGCGTTCTGGGACAACGGCCGATTCGTGCTCCGCGTCCGCCGTCCGCCGCGCATCAATCCGGACCATCCGCTGGCCGGCCTCACGATCGCCGTCGACCCGGGCCACCCGCCCATCGGCGCGACGGGCCCCACCGGATTGTACGAGCCGGTGCCGACGCTGGCGGTGGGGGAAAAGCTGCGCGACATGCTCCAGGCGCGCGGCGCGAAAGTGGTCATGACGCGCACGACGGCGGCGCCGGTTGCGTTAGGCGACCGGCCGATCATGGCGCGCCGTGCCGATGCGCAGGCGCTGGTCTCGATTCACCTCAACGCTTTGCCCGATGGAGTCGACCCGTTCATCTCGCACGGCACCGGGACGTACTTCTTCCATCCGCAATCCGAGCCCATGGCGCGCGCGCTCGAGACGTCGCTCGTGAGGCGCCTCGGCCTGCCGGAGCTCGGCATCCACTACGACAACCTCGCGCTGGCGCGGCCCACCTGGATGCCGGCGGTGCTCTGCGAGGGCGCGTTCATCATGATGCCGGAGCAGGAAGCCGCGCTCCGCACCCCGCAGTTTCAGCAGGCCTACGCGCGCGGCATTGCCGACGGCCTGGAGTCGTACTTCCGATCACTCGCCTCGAGCAAGTGA
- a CDS encoding aminotransferase class V-fold PLP-dependent enzyme, translating to MNDESCTVLRAAAQYGIAYLEGLDQRSVAPSSGALARLAELDRPLNDAPTPPEDVIRQLDEIGSPATIASAGGRFFGFVIGGSLPVALAANWLAGAWDQNSGLVVIAPIVAKLEDVAAKWMAELFGLPEGCGTGFVTSATAANFSALCAARRALCARRGWDVESQGLFGAPPIDVIVGDEVHASMLKALGMSGLGRDRVTRVPTDAQGRMRAELLPELTSNSLVCLQVGNVNTGAIDPIAEVCAAARAAGAWVHVDAAFGMWAAASPTLRQLVAGIGDADSWATDAHKWLNVPYDSGVVFCRDAAALRGAMTSSAAYLVEGAHREPYQYTPDFSRRGRGVEVWAALRALGKSGVADLVDRTCRHAWRFAAALEEAGFEILADVVLNQVLVGFGDAERTARVIAAIQADGTCWCGGTVWHGRPAMRISVSSWATTDDDVERSIDAIVRAARAA from the coding sequence ATGAACGACGAATCCTGCACCGTGCTTCGCGCGGCGGCGCAATACGGCATCGCGTATCTCGAGGGACTCGACCAACGCAGTGTCGCGCCCTCGTCCGGCGCACTCGCGCGGCTCGCCGAGCTCGATCGACCGCTGAACGATGCGCCGACGCCGCCCGAAGACGTGATCCGGCAGCTCGACGAAATCGGATCGCCCGCCACGATCGCGTCCGCCGGCGGCCGCTTTTTCGGATTCGTGATCGGCGGTTCGCTGCCGGTCGCGCTCGCGGCCAACTGGCTCGCCGGCGCATGGGACCAGAACTCGGGACTCGTGGTCATCGCGCCGATCGTCGCCAAGCTCGAGGACGTCGCCGCGAAATGGATGGCCGAGTTGTTCGGACTGCCCGAGGGATGCGGCACGGGCTTCGTCACCTCGGCGACCGCCGCCAACTTCAGCGCGCTCTGCGCCGCGCGTCGCGCGCTCTGTGCGCGCCGCGGTTGGGACGTCGAGTCGCAAGGCTTGTTCGGCGCGCCGCCCATCGACGTGATCGTGGGCGACGAGGTCCACGCCTCCATGCTCAAAGCGTTAGGCATGAGCGGACTCGGCCGCGACCGAGTGACGCGCGTGCCCACCGATGCGCAGGGCCGCATGCGCGCCGAGCTGCTGCCCGAGCTCACGAGCAACAGCCTCGTGTGTCTGCAGGTGGGCAACGTGAACACCGGTGCGATCGACCCCATCGCCGAGGTGTGCGCGGCCGCGCGCGCCGCCGGCGCCTGGGTGCACGTGGACGCCGCGTTCGGAATGTGGGCCGCCGCGTCGCCGACGCTGCGTCAGTTAGTCGCCGGCATCGGCGACGCCGACTCGTGGGCCACCGACGCGCACAAGTGGCTCAACGTCCCGTACGACAGCGGCGTGGTGTTCTGCCGCGACGCCGCTGCCTTGCGCGGCGCGATGACGTCGAGCGCCGCCTATCTGGTGGAGGGCGCCCACCGCGAGCCGTACCAGTACACCCCGGACTTCTCGCGCCGCGGCCGCGGCGTCGAAGTCTGGGCCGCGCTGCGCGCGTTAGGCAAGAGCGGCGTCGCCGACCTCGTCGACCGGACCTGCCGGCACGCGTGGCGGTTCGCCGCCGCGCTCGAGGAGGCCGGCTTCGAGATTCTCGCCGACGTCGTGCTCAACCAGGTGCTCGTCGGCTTCGGCGACGCCGAGCGCACCGCGCGGGTGATCGCCGCGATCCAGGCGGACGGCACGTGCTGGTGCGGCGGCACCGTCTGGCACGGCCGGCCCGCGATGCGCATCAGTGTATCCTCGTGGGCGACCACGGATGACGATGTCGAGCGCAGCATCGACGCGATCGTCCGCGCCGCCCGCGCCGCCTAA
- a CDS encoding FHA domain-containing protein, with product MLSAAKSCTSCGAAVLEADTFCSACGTPLVAPPAGEEPESRTLLFSAKRRDVVGPRLSVLDARGEVKQTVPITRTEVSVGRGSCDITFADDLFLSPLHAQFTVRDGALIVRDLGSTNRTWAFIETPCTLGDDETLLIGSQIFRVRRVGSPPAAASREPDGTCHMASLTPEPDVALVAQLRGDRSVRDIHYLAAGRKMVLGRDTGDWTFPYDQTMSGRHAELEDQDGALVIRDLGSRNGIAVAVRGERRLEAGQRLLVGDQVLRVESL from the coding sequence GTGCTCTCGGCGGCGAAGTCGTGCACGTCGTGCGGCGCGGCGGTGCTCGAGGCGGACACGTTCTGCAGCGCGTGCGGGACGCCGCTCGTCGCGCCGCCGGCCGGCGAGGAGCCGGAGTCGCGGACCCTGCTCTTCTCGGCCAAGCGTCGCGACGTCGTGGGGCCGAGGCTGTCCGTGTTGGATGCACGCGGCGAGGTGAAGCAGACGGTGCCGATCACACGAACGGAGGTGTCCGTTGGGCGAGGGTCGTGCGACATCACGTTCGCCGACGATCTGTTTCTGTCGCCGCTCCATGCGCAGTTCACGGTGCGCGACGGCGCGCTCATCGTGCGCGACCTGGGCTCGACCAACCGGACCTGGGCGTTCATCGAGACGCCGTGCACGTTAGGCGACGACGAAACGCTCCTCATCGGCTCTCAGATTTTCCGCGTGCGGCGGGTGGGGTCGCCGCCGGCGGCGGCGTCGCGCGAGCCGGACGGCACCTGCCACATGGCCTCGCTCACGCCCGAACCCGATGTGGCGTTGGTCGCCCAGCTGCGTGGGGACCGGAGCGTCCGCGACATTCATTACTTGGCGGCGGGCCGGAAGATGGTGCTGGGCCGTGACACCGGCGACTGGACCTTTCCGTACGACCAGACCATGAGTGGGAGACACGCGGAGCTCGAGGACCAGGACGGTGCGCTGGTGATTCGCGACCTGGGGAGCCGGAACGGCATCGCGGTCGCGGTGCGCGGCGAGCGGCGGCTCGAGGCCGGCCAGCGCCTGCTGGTCGGCGATCAGGTGCTGCGCGTGGAGAGCCTGTGA